Proteins found in one Leptospira bouyouniensis genomic segment:
- a CDS encoding glycosyltransferase family 87 protein, which yields MWKFLEPIERQGKWILAVLFLFLLVTSVSRSQQKSDFLDYYHASERWSSGDNLYRFDVAFELQSKIKTAEDLFKPENLPLLMSLQNETATYIYPPLFSFLLIPITFLSENNAALLFEILSWISLLAIFYLLFQNKELNSQNQKIAYLLLIVTFVFNFRFIESHIQNNQVGIILILLVLVAILVKNDILGGFLLALAVSIKITPLVFLFVFLYDKKYIRIIWFFVGLFLWNALPLLYQWDYTIQMSKEWNSQILGNALNNPLLRSWKNNQSLSSTLAKYFVSGADFINQPTYGLPFINLTLVTLKSIQLVFVLVFGFPLLLLWKKPNERWSIISLLFLISALFSGISWIHSFIICLVPVYFILNKVISEEKNRKQIYVLFFILSLPLLTHRTFVGQKIESLLSMYSILFYSTSLLYFYIVRFALHENKNRN from the coding sequence ATGTGGAAATTTTTAGAACCAATAGAAAGACAAGGAAAATGGATCCTTGCTGTTCTTTTTTTATTCCTTTTGGTTACGTCGGTCAGCCGTTCCCAACAAAAATCAGATTTTTTGGACTATTACCATGCGAGTGAACGTTGGTCTAGTGGGGATAATTTATATCGCTTTGATGTCGCATTCGAACTACAATCCAAAATCAAAACTGCCGAGGATTTGTTCAAACCAGAAAACCTTCCACTTCTTATGTCGTTACAAAACGAAACTGCCACTTATATTTACCCTCCACTCTTTTCGTTTTTACTCATTCCCATTACATTTTTATCTGAAAACAATGCTGCTTTACTTTTTGAAATTTTAAGTTGGATTTCATTACTTGCCATTTTCTATTTACTCTTTCAAAACAAAGAACTCAATTCACAAAATCAAAAAATTGCTTATTTACTATTAATTGTTACATTCGTTTTCAATTTTAGATTCATTGAAAGCCATATACAAAACAACCAAGTTGGAATCATTCTTATATTACTTGTGTTAGTTGCCATTTTGGTAAAAAACGATATTTTGGGAGGTTTTCTCCTAGCTCTAGCTGTTAGTATCAAAATCACACCTCTCGTGTTTCTTTTTGTATTTTTATATGATAAAAAATACATTAGAATCATTTGGTTTTTTGTAGGTTTATTTCTTTGGAATGCACTCCCACTCTTATACCAATGGGATTATACAATACAAATGTCAAAGGAATGGAATTCACAAATCCTTGGGAACGCTCTTAACAATCCACTCCTACGATCTTGGAAAAACAACCAATCGCTCTCTTCCACATTGGCAAAGTATTTTGTTTCTGGTGCTGACTTCATCAACCAACCAACGTATGGATTACCATTCATCAATTTAACGCTTGTAACACTAAAATCCATTCAATTGGTATTTGTTTTGGTGTTTGGGTTTCCACTTCTCCTATTATGGAAAAAACCAAATGAGCGTTGGTCAATTATTTCATTATTATTTTTGATCTCTGCATTATTTAGTGGGATAAGTTGGATTCATAGTTTTATCATTTGTTTGGTTCCTGTTTATTTCATTCTAAACAAAGTGATATCGGAAGAAAAAAATAGAAAACAGATTTACGTTTTGTTTTTTATTTTAAGCTTACCACTTCTTACCCACCGTACTTTTGTCGGACAAAAAATAGAATCTTTACTCTCAATGTATTCGATACTTTTTTATTCCACAAGTTTATTGTATTTTTATATCGTTAGGTTTGCCCTCCATGAAAACAAAAATCGGAATTGA
- a CDS encoding kelch repeat-containing protein — MRLGFNLIFFLFILFCKVEAPKQNIFDPTTSLGGSAVVALGLGFGNDLQITTRYKPNDYPTIVKTEYLDLDLSAPVASFFTKEEFRISEPYQNDLILRDVFPLSESKLRVLFSVSSRSEWRDPLTITIAKPDELTDYSFRGKQLEFRFPYPKYFGSISEAKGYITSTILVDGRILLVGGVNPSGSTLATVEILNPETGLSKVLPSLNQSLMGMAICVQKNGRVYVSGGKTVSGNVTHETQISNKIYLIDPVNEAVTELPFSMQRRRHGHTMVCLNQGDLLVSGGQFQAGADASAVINDHEYISTSGSSSTILGVSSNFPIGISFHSAEYDEVNSRILYFGGRDRLDPYAFFSNTVYSIDTNSYNLISLPGVFSTARSNVTHIKMPNRDRVLFGGMIREGTGTKSIESWNENKSTTTSLGFTTRFKNGSAISKFSNEQVFYTGGIDTYYKSGILELYDHYEKKNFIVDTMMIPRSEHSAHLTSKGIVIFGDSASLDTRVEIYGKD, encoded by the coding sequence CAAATCACAACTCGATACAAACCAAATGATTATCCGACAATTGTAAAAACTGAATACTTAGATTTGGATTTGAGTGCACCTGTCGCTAGTTTTTTTACTAAAGAAGAATTTAGGATTTCAGAACCATACCAAAATGACCTTATCTTACGCGATGTATTCCCACTATCTGAATCAAAACTAAGAGTTTTGTTTTCCGTATCTTCTCGATCGGAATGGAGAGATCCCCTTACAATTACGATCGCTAAACCAGATGAATTAACTGACTATTCATTTCGTGGAAAACAATTGGAGTTTCGATTTCCATATCCCAAATACTTTGGATCCATTTCAGAAGCCAAAGGTTACATTACTTCTACAATCTTAGTTGATGGTAGAATTTTGCTTGTTGGTGGAGTAAACCCTTCTGGTTCGACTTTAGCGACTGTCGAAATTCTAAATCCAGAAACTGGTTTGTCGAAGGTTTTGCCATCGCTAAACCAAAGTTTGATGGGTATGGCTATATGTGTTCAGAAAAATGGTAGAGTATATGTTTCTGGTGGGAAAACAGTATCGGGGAATGTTACGCATGAAACCCAAATATCAAACAAAATTTATCTGATTGATCCTGTGAATGAAGCTGTCACCGAACTTCCATTTTCTATGCAAAGACGGCGGCATGGACATACTATGGTATGTTTGAACCAAGGTGATCTGTTGGTTTCGGGAGGACAATTCCAGGCTGGGGCAGATGCATCAGCAGTTATAAATGATCATGAATATATTTCTACGTCAGGATCTAGTTCAACGATCCTTGGTGTTTCTTCGAATTTCCCAATTGGTATATCGTTTCATTCAGCTGAATATGATGAAGTGAATTCTCGGATCTTATATTTTGGGGGAAGGGATAGATTGGATCCATATGCCTTCTTTTCCAATACTGTTTATTCGATTGATACAAATTCCTATAATTTGATCAGTTTACCAGGAGTATTTTCAACTGCTCGATCAAATGTCACTCATATAAAAATGCCAAACAGAGACCGTGTACTTTTTGGTGGAATGATTAGGGAAGGTACTGGAACCAAATCTATAGAATCTTGGAATGAGAACAAATCAACAACAACCAGTTTAGGTTTTACAACAAGATTCAAAAATGGGAGTGCCATCTCTAAATTTTCAAATGAACAGGTATTTTATACAGGTGGTATCGATACTTATTACAAATCTGGAATTTTAGAATTGTATGATCATTATGAGAAAAAAAATTTCATCGTTGATACAATGATGATTCCTCGTTCTGAGCATTCAGCCCATTTAACTTCCAAAGGAATTGTAATCTTTGGAGATTCAGCATCACTTGATACAAGGGTAGAGATATATGGAAAAGATTAG
- a CDS encoding glycosyltransferase family 4 protein, whose translation MKTKIGIDVRPLAYGMTGNSRYLAEVLKVILPKYKNKEFYFLSHKPLHPVFNDLIYPNVHLVIESKPIPGPIYLNLILPKRLKQNKIDVFWGTIQMLPFFKLPIPSYVNYHDLNFISAPETMAKWNYWQHKLLSPVTLKNADKIFCLSKNTKEEIIEFRPKYKDKCIVVYPGVAKTKTNLSALTVKFPKDFFLTVGTLEPRKNINRIVDAFINFKKNHPKDKHSLLIMGRKGWGEEGDILYQKLNDPITKSTGIHFIENPNENTLALAFKNCKAFFFPSLHEGFGLPLLEAMLEGKRCVASDIPVFKEILSEKCDLYVPAKDTSAWTNAFQILSGPTKDRVPKFPSQMWTWQETAKKIEEVLFL comes from the coding sequence ATGAAAACAAAAATCGGAATTGATGTCAGACCACTTGCTTATGGAATGACAGGGAATTCTCGTTATCTAGCGGAAGTTCTAAAAGTTATACTACCAAAATATAAAAACAAAGAATTTTATTTTTTAAGCCACAAACCACTCCATCCAGTATTTAATGATTTAATCTACCCAAACGTTCATTTGGTGATCGAATCAAAGCCAATTCCCGGACCAATCTATTTAAATTTGATTTTGCCGAAAAGACTCAAACAAAACAAAATAGATGTTTTTTGGGGGACCATTCAAATGTTACCCTTTTTTAAATTACCAATCCCAAGTTATGTAAACTATCATGATTTAAATTTTATTTCGGCTCCAGAGACAATGGCGAAATGGAATTATTGGCAACACAAACTGTTATCTCCTGTGACTCTCAAAAATGCAGATAAAATCTTTTGTTTATCGAAAAATACAAAAGAAGAAATCATCGAATTTCGCCCTAAATATAAAGATAAATGTATAGTGGTATACCCAGGTGTTGCCAAAACAAAAACCAATTTGTCTGCATTAACCGTCAAATTTCCAAAAGATTTTTTTCTAACAGTTGGAACTTTAGAACCTAGAAAAAATATCAATCGCATAGTAGATGCTTTTATAAATTTCAAAAAAAATCATCCAAAGGATAAACACTCACTCCTTATTATGGGAAGAAAAGGATGGGGAGAAGAAGGAGATATCCTTTACCAAAAGTTAAACGACCCTATCACCAAATCCACTGGCATCCATTTTATCGAAAATCCAAATGAAAACACCTTGGCTTTAGCTTTCAAAAATTGTAAGGCATTCTTTTTCCCATCTCTCCACGAAGGATTTGGATTACCTTTACTAGAAGCAATGCTCGAAGGTAAACGGTGTGTTGCATCTGACATCCCAGTATTCAAAGAAATCTTATCTGAAAAATGTGATTTGTATGTGCCGGCAAAAGACACAAGTGCATGGACAAATGCATTTCAAATTTTGTCTGGCCCCACAAAGGATCGTGTGCCAAAATTCCCTTCTCAGATGTGGACTTGGCAAGAAACTGCTAAAAAAATTGAAGAGGTTCTATTTTTATGA
- a CDS encoding nucleotide pyrophosphohydrolase has translation MEPSEITLNQLQNEVNDWIQTIGVRYFSELTNLAILMEEVGELSRLMARKYGDQSFKSGESAEQIPGEIGDILFVLTCLANQMGISLQDSITATLQKNTKRDFNRHKNNPKL, from the coding sequence TTGGAACCAAGTGAAATTACACTTAATCAATTACAAAACGAAGTAAATGATTGGATCCAAACAATTGGTGTACGTTATTTTTCTGAGTTAACCAATTTGGCAATCCTTATGGAAGAAGTCGGCGAATTGTCAAGGTTAATGGCAAGAAAATATGGGGACCAATCTTTCAAATCAGGTGAGTCTGCTGAACAAATCCCCGGAGAAATCGGAGACATCTTATTTGTATTAACTTGCCTTGCCAATCAAATGGGAATTTCACTCCAAGATTCAATAACAGCCACCTTACAGAAAAATACGAAACGTGATTTTAATCGTCACAAAAACAATCCAAAACTTTAG
- a CDS encoding LIMLP_18675 family protein, whose protein sequence is MKQLQKLLSKWKEYKFKKEVSYFGTSLYDELQLNPLPSLLLIIATASFFYFSLPYVYYLGNFFFWFVGVLEITKVLKIPFLDELRYYHYLSVFVYFYISTSLLIDVSRLLSKWNKRTVLVKNELWQICHSGFGKKLSQYSLDTKELSLTYEHGGLSDYFGLNRLIWQKDGIELFSSPYFFPYRKNKMIINRILKR, encoded by the coding sequence ATGAAACAACTCCAGAAATTACTTTCAAAATGGAAAGAATACAAATTCAAGAAAGAGGTTTCTTATTTTGGAACTTCTCTTTATGATGAATTACAATTAAACCCACTCCCTTCCCTATTGCTCATCATTGCGACGGCATCATTCTTTTATTTCAGCTTACCCTATGTTTATTATTTAGGTAATTTTTTCTTTTGGTTTGTAGGAGTATTAGAAATCACCAAAGTATTAAAAATTCCTTTCTTGGATGAATTAAGATATTACCATTACTTATCAGTTTTTGTTTATTTTTATATATCCACTTCTCTTCTAATAGACGTTAGCCGATTGTTATCAAAATGGAACAAACGAACGGTTTTAGTCAAAAACGAACTTTGGCAAATATGCCATTCTGGCTTTGGGAAAAAACTAAGCCAATATTCACTAGATACAAAAGAACTCTCACTTACTTATGAACACGGTGGGCTTAGTGATTATTTTGGTTTGAATCGACTCATTTGGCAAAAAGATGGGATTGAGTTGTTTTCTTCTCCCTATTTTTTCCCTTATCGAAAAAACAAAATGATCATCAACCGAATACTCAAACGTTAA
- a CDS encoding MBOAT family O-acyltransferase: protein MLFNSLEFLVFFLFTIITGNLLKNKWQRLFFLFASYYFYMAWQPSSISCSAMADSGLKYFTDRLYCDLKINPYVFILIFSTIIDYFAARAIEAKQDGDSQRGWLLVLSLVVNLGTLGFFKYTDFLLGVINDIHLLGSFQFEKQNIILPVGISFYTFQSMSYTIDVYNRKIEARKSFLDFALYVAFFPQLVAGPIVRAETFFRDLDYRLSVHKEHIEAAFALILIGFTRKIVFADNLAKVVDSTFANYQNLNSIEIWTGALAFGWQIYFDFAGYTDIAIGVARLFGFQFNANFNFPMSCKNISDHWSRWHISFSTWIRDYIYIPLGGSRVSLLMYIRNIMITWLFAGLWHGAAYHYVGWGIWQGTMLLTHKFYGDTSVSKFLNQKGGRTYDIFSRIFTMFCLAFGFIMFRAETMEKAIPMMKALVFINDSGAPITRWMNYRFGILLVICFTASYVFSKRQIPTLLTGNWMKYSIFVIVNILLLLLFGVTESQNFLYFQF, encoded by the coding sequence ATGTTATTTAACTCTTTGGAATTTTTAGTTTTCTTTTTATTCACAATCATAACAGGGAATCTTTTAAAAAATAAATGGCAAAGATTATTTTTCCTTTTTGCTAGTTACTATTTTTATATGGCATGGCAACCATCGTCAATTTCTTGTTCGGCGATGGCAGATTCTGGGTTAAAATACTTTACAGATAGACTATACTGTGATTTAAAAATTAACCCTTATGTTTTCATTTTAATATTCTCTACGATCATTGATTATTTTGCTGCGAGAGCTATCGAAGCAAAACAGGACGGTGATTCTCAGAGGGGATGGTTACTTGTCTTATCTCTCGTTGTCAATTTAGGAACTTTAGGATTCTTTAAATACACTGATTTTTTATTAGGAGTTATAAACGATATCCATCTACTCGGTAGCTTCCAATTTGAAAAACAAAACATTATATTACCCGTCGGAATTTCATTTTATACATTTCAATCAATGAGTTATACGATTGATGTTTACAATCGTAAGATTGAAGCTCGGAAATCATTCTTAGACTTCGCATTGTATGTTGCTTTTTTCCCACAATTAGTAGCAGGCCCCATTGTGCGCGCCGAGACATTTTTCCGCGACCTTGATTATCGTTTGAGCGTACATAAGGAACATATAGAAGCTGCATTTGCATTAATTTTAATTGGTTTTACAAGGAAAATAGTTTTCGCCGACAATTTAGCAAAAGTTGTGGATTCCACTTTCGCCAATTATCAAAATTTGAATTCTATTGAGATCTGGACCGGAGCGCTTGCGTTTGGTTGGCAAATTTATTTTGATTTTGCTGGTTATACTGACATAGCAATTGGTGTAGCACGTTTATTTGGATTTCAATTTAATGCTAATTTTAATTTCCCAATGTCTTGTAAAAATATTTCAGACCATTGGTCACGATGGCATATCTCTTTTTCTACATGGATTCGAGATTACATTTATATCCCGCTAGGTGGTTCACGGGTTAGCCTTCTGATGTATATCAGAAATATTATGATCACGTGGTTGTTTGCTGGACTTTGGCATGGCGCAGCTTACCATTATGTTGGTTGGGGTATTTGGCAAGGGACAATGTTACTCACACATAAATTCTATGGTGACACTTCTGTTTCCAAATTTTTGAACCAAAAGGGTGGCAGAACATATGATATATTTTCTCGAATCTTTACTATGTTTTGTTTGGCATTTGGATTTATCATGTTCAGAGCAGAAACGATGGAAAAAGCAATTCCTATGATGAAGGCGCTTGTATTCATAAATGATTCAGGAGCGCCTATCACACGTTGGATGAACTATCGATTCGGTATTTTACTAGTGATTTGTTTTACTGCTAGTTATGTTTTTTCAAAAAGGCAAATCCCTACTCTTCTAACAGGAAATTGGATGAAATATTCAATTTTTGTGATCGTTAATATTTTATTATTATTATTATTTGGGGTAACAGAAAGTCAGAACTTCCTCTACTTTCAATTCTAA
- a CDS encoding Kelch repeat-containing protein has protein sequence MNKSIFPFVLLFVGCMIQSEFKNVFDPKSVTGILLSSISSGATFECNEHSNSKSFGNINQVLLKCNRELAALDTEFLSDLNEQTFTNVSFTKVGNDQLLIQFDPLNQDGRYEINLKSVVSGFGETLSQDMYPIIVDTQLPVISLTNYLPITDYTFFSSRYWDFASSEPLNQFGSPLLSGSLASSIVIRSIQKIDDSNFRVYFETNFVSNEPGSLTIAFPNAEDKALNNVTNSITIRLIGLVPGPTLHYGRSEFEAFQNQNGDVIAIYGYNSSAEILRRGTNDFILTNPSLPEIHRGERGVMLDGKRLFITGGLKIYASTALPESYIFDTETTSFVQSGSMVQPRHMHDIVKLPNGKVMVIGGIKDYTPVLPGLYFTTLNSAEIYDPIAETFTEITNRMMSPRSFSCSVVLNDGRVFIVGGTDGIFAPKDTTEFYDPMTESFSWGPSLPIPVAALKCLKLTDGNVLIYGAQLSNLSNATMLFDVAKNRVMTVANSLYRREWSMALELPDGGVLFYGGAYRYNTSEPSRTIEKLDYGKSNSFYDMGMSRTSISKHSGVKFSDGTFLFLGGESGGMFNHGTEYYGLIE, from the coding sequence TTGAATAAATCAATATTTCCATTCGTATTATTATTCGTTGGTTGTATGATTCAATCCGAATTCAAAAATGTTTTTGATCCTAAATCTGTAACAGGAATTTTACTTAGTTCCATAAGTTCTGGTGCAACCTTTGAATGTAATGAACATTCCAATTCAAAATCATTTGGGAATATTAATCAGGTATTATTGAAATGTAATCGTGAGTTGGCAGCTTTAGATACCGAATTTCTTTCAGATTTGAATGAACAGACATTTACAAATGTTAGTTTCACAAAAGTTGGAAATGACCAACTTCTGATACAGTTTGATCCATTAAATCAGGATGGTCGATATGAAATAAATTTAAAAAGTGTTGTCTCTGGTTTTGGCGAAACACTTTCGCAAGATATGTATCCTATCATTGTTGATACTCAATTACCAGTTATAAGTTTAACCAATTATTTACCCATCACTGATTATACTTTTTTTAGTTCTCGGTATTGGGATTTTGCAAGTTCGGAACCATTAAATCAATTTGGATCACCATTACTGAGTGGATCTCTCGCATCTTCTATTGTTATACGTTCGATTCAAAAAATTGATGATTCAAATTTCCGAGTTTATTTTGAAACTAATTTTGTCTCAAATGAGCCAGGTTCATTAACAATAGCGTTTCCAAATGCAGAAGACAAAGCTTTAAATAATGTTACAAACTCGATAACCATTCGATTGATTGGTTTGGTACCTGGTCCAACATTACATTATGGTCGATCTGAGTTTGAAGCATTTCAAAATCAGAATGGTGATGTGATTGCCATTTACGGGTATAATTCGAGTGCTGAGATTTTAAGAAGAGGGACTAATGATTTTATTCTGACAAATCCAAGTTTACCTGAAATCCATCGAGGTGAACGAGGAGTTATGTTGGATGGTAAAAGGTTATTTATCACTGGTGGCCTCAAAATTTATGCATCTACTGCTCTTCCTGAAAGTTATATTTTTGATACGGAAACAACATCTTTTGTACAATCAGGTTCCATGGTACAACCAAGACATATGCATGATATTGTCAAATTGCCAAATGGAAAGGTAATGGTAATTGGTGGGATTAAAGATTATACACCTGTGTTACCTGGATTATACTTTACAACTTTAAATTCCGCTGAAATTTACGATCCGATTGCAGAGACTTTCACTGAAATTACAAACCGAATGATGTCACCTCGATCATTTTCATGTTCGGTTGTTTTGAATGATGGTAGAGTCTTTATAGTTGGTGGAACTGATGGTATCTTTGCTCCAAAAGATACAACGGAATTTTATGATCCGATGACAGAATCATTCAGTTGGGGTCCTAGTTTACCCATTCCTGTTGCCGCATTAAAATGTTTAAAATTAACAGATGGGAATGTTCTAATTTATGGGGCTCAGTTATCGAATTTAAGTAATGCAACAATGTTATTTGATGTAGCTAAGAATCGTGTCATGACTGTCGCAAATTCATTATACAGAAGAGAATGGAGTATGGCATTAGAATTACCTGATGGTGGAGTTTTGTTTTATGGTGGTGCTTATCGTTATAATACAAGTGAACCCAGTCGAACAATTGAAAAATTAGATTATGGGAAAAGTAATAGTTTTTATGATATGGGTATGTCAAGAACTAGCATCTCTAAACATAGTGGAGTAAAATTTTCAGATGGGACATTCTTATTCTTAGGTGGTGAGTCTGGTGGAATGTTCAATCATGGCACCGAATATTATGGGCTAATTGAATAA
- a CDS encoding Kelch repeat-containing protein — translation MDPSSPTYLGLLLLNADSVVKMEFSSNRVQPGGIIYVTTNYDFTTNTHGLRLPVTNTTTNPISQVIPRSKFLYEVRMAPGVTSGKFTMNLKDYYLGESLLVNPESFEFEIDSNPPLLQLKTGNGIDISELQSGFLDIEANEEIVWDGNLSQVELSGNAKNSLVVSDIIVSSRNIRLLFAGNPNANGGILSIRFSGVKDKALNTQGVITVPVQVFAFKSGPNMNIARRSCVGMELDDGRKMVLGGRAKSGVLINGNGTLSSTEYYNSISKEFTIGTDMIYRRQEFAIVKLLDGRLLVSGGFGGKVGSPSNESLKSIEIFDPVTSTWTEGPSLVTPRQLHKMTLLPNGDVLVVGGLTPFSPFQSVAMVELIHVTADTGLMTVETIGNLVNSRGKQAQILSSNTGKVVIIGGERSDVTGPAPTDYNARSIDSIEIYDVTTKTLSTSSAKVIKRFNHFTHSLSNGEILILGGISSRFNDNQPILRAQIYNPTNDTIRDHKNLLFGREWGSSFVFPYGKDQIVIAGGLEYRTVNGNTFDSILDTESWSETDNRFYLTSRSLNARWDGCEIRYSSTGGGMILGGRIGSILANTEEYSFE, via the coding sequence ATGGATCCAAGTTCACCAACATACCTTGGGTTGTTATTATTAAATGCTGATTCGGTTGTAAAAATGGAGTTTTCATCAAACCGAGTTCAACCTGGTGGGATCATTTACGTAACGACTAACTATGATTTTACCACAAATACTCATGGATTAAGATTGCCAGTCACTAATACCACGACTAATCCCATATCTCAAGTTATTCCAAGAAGTAAATTTTTATATGAAGTACGAATGGCGCCAGGTGTGACAAGTGGAAAGTTCACTATGAATCTAAAAGATTATTATCTTGGTGAATCACTTTTAGTTAATCCAGAATCATTTGAATTTGAAATTGATTCTAATCCACCACTTTTACAGTTAAAAACAGGAAATGGAATTGATATCTCTGAATTGCAGTCAGGGTTTTTGGATATTGAAGCCAATGAAGAAATCGTTTGGGATGGCAATCTTTCTCAAGTTGAATTAAGTGGGAATGCAAAAAACAGTTTGGTTGTTTCTGATATCATCGTGTCCTCTAGAAATATTCGTTTGTTATTTGCTGGTAATCCGAATGCAAACGGTGGGATTTTATCAATTCGATTCAGTGGTGTAAAAGACAAAGCGTTGAACACACAAGGGGTCATCACTGTTCCAGTACAGGTTTTTGCTTTTAAAAGTGGACCCAACATGAACATTGCAAGAAGATCTTGTGTTGGAATGGAACTTGATGATGGAAGAAAAATGGTTCTTGGAGGACGCGCAAAATCAGGTGTGTTAATCAACGGAAATGGGACCTTAAGTAGTACTGAATATTATAATTCAATATCCAAGGAATTTACCATTGGAACTGATATGATCTATCGCAGGCAGGAATTCGCAATTGTAAAACTCCTAGATGGTCGACTTTTGGTTTCAGGTGGGTTTGGTGGAAAAGTTGGTAGTCCATCAAATGAAAGTCTAAAATCAATCGAAATTTTTGACCCTGTGACTAGTACTTGGACTGAAGGTCCAAGTCTCGTAACTCCTCGGCAATTACATAAAATGACTTTATTGCCAAATGGAGATGTACTTGTTGTTGGTGGACTGACTCCATTCTCTCCTTTCCAATCCGTGGCGATGGTTGAGTTGATACATGTAACAGCAGATACTGGGTTGATGACAGTAGAAACGATTGGAAATTTAGTGAATTCACGCGGGAAACAGGCGCAAATTTTGTCATCTAATACGGGAAAGGTGGTAATCATTGGGGGAGAAAGGTCAGACGTAACAGGTCCTGCCCCAACAGACTATAATGCAAGATCCATTGATTCGATTGAAATTTACGATGTAACAACAAAAACTCTGTCTACTTCCTCAGCGAAAGTTATCAAAAGATTCAATCATTTCACACACTCTTTAAGTAATGGAGAGATTCTAATTCTTGGAGGAATCAGTTCTCGGTTCAACGATAACCAACCAATTCTTCGAGCCCAAATTTATAACCCAACGAATGATACAATCCGGGATCATAAAAATCTTTTGTTTGGAAGGGAATGGGGAAGTTCATTTGTATTCCCTTATGGAAAAGACCAAATTGTGATAGCAGGTGGTCTTGAATACCGAACTGTAAATGGAAATACATTCGATTCTATTTTGGATACAGAGTCGTGGTCTGAAACAGATAATCGATTTTATCTTACAAGCAGATCATTGAATGCTCGGTGGGACGGATGTGAAATCAGGTATTCGTCCACCGGTGGTGGAATGATTTTAGGTGGTAGGATTGGTAGCATCCTTGCGAATACGGAGGAATATAGCTTTGAATAA